A region of the Chryseobacterium cucumeris genome:
GCGGACCATCAATGGAATTTCGGCAAGAGTCTTATCCAGCGAATTGAAAAAACTGGAGGTAAATCACCTGGTGGAAAGAACTGTGATTACGGATCAGAAGCCGGTGCTGGTAGAATATGTTCCCACAGAATATAGTGAATCCCTGAAAGATGTGATTGCTGCTTTGGCAGATTGGGGTTCCAAACACAAAAAGAAAATTACAGCTTAATAGATATAAGAAGAGTAGTGTAGAAAAAGAGTATTACTGTTTTTGTGGTATTTAATAAGTTGTAACATTGCTTATTCTTTAAGTATTTTTACTCAAATTAATAATGGTAAGATGATCATAGATGAAGAATTATTATTTTCCCTCGGAGCCAGTCTGGAAAAGTATGAAGCAGGTGAAACTATTTTTCAGGAAGGATCTGCTGTAAAATTCTATTTTCAGATCAAATATGGTACCGTTAAACTGAATAATTTATTGGAAGACGGAAAAGAATTTGTTCATGGGCTTCCTTTTGATGGCCATTGTATTGGTGAAAGCTATTTATTTACCAATCACCATTATGCTGTGAATGCTATTGCGGTCACCAGCTGTGAAATTATCAGGCTTTCCAAAACCAGGTTCCTTGAATTCCTGGTGGGAAATCCTTTATTAATGCTTGAAATAAATAAATATACCGCAGACAGACTTCATTTCAGATATATGATTTCAAGCTTTCTGGCAATTTCAGATCCTATTGTAAAGCTCACGAAGCTTTTTGATCACCTTAAAAGATATTTCGGTTATGA
Encoded here:
- a CDS encoding winged helix-turn-helix transcriptional regulator, producing the protein MEEEKIVYSRPQCSTHLAATEDALYVLGGRWTIRVMIAILGGHTRFNELQRTINGISARVLSSELKKLEVNHLVERTVITDQKPVLVEYVPTEYSESLKDVIAALADWGSKHKKKITA
- a CDS encoding Crp/Fnr family transcriptional regulator, encoding MIIDEELLFSLGASLEKYEAGETIFQEGSAVKFYFQIKYGTVKLNNLLEDGKEFVHGLPFDGHCIGESYLFTNHHYAVNAIAVTSCEIIRLSKTRFLEFLVGNPLLMLEINKYTADRLHFRYMISSFLAISDPIVKLTKLFDHLKRYFGYEEPYSFLIPYTRQQIATLTGLRVETVIRYVKKMEELAMVKIENAKIYY